A genomic segment from Aegilops tauschii subsp. strangulata cultivar AL8/78 chromosome 1, Aet v6.0, whole genome shotgun sequence encodes:
- the LOC109774244 gene encoding coleoptile phototropism protein 1 — MNPPPPTQCSSSPSPRATVEGAHYSSPDPRRSSTAAGTPPRGASDDACVAISDVDAFARTIAAIRSKPQAAAAASPSSDHLASVLSHYAARWLPDVAASSPSGRFQLPPESPTATWLKKRLLLESLVAALPPDDAAGEDRDDGIACDFLLRLLRAGSMVGADAALLGDLEARAARRLDQASLGAVMIPAFGLQGVTRDRHHPTTSTTTRPPCATLLDVPLVLRLVRGFLREGAKAGGGGAAAARVAKLVDAYLSEAALEAGLRPAEFEELARAVPAYARAADDGLYRAVDTYLKAHPHASKEERRSLCRLIDARKLSTEAAAHAVQNDRLPVRCVVQVLFSEHGSKLSRLADWSGSFRSLQNRSPGALDLTSSSAAAARCPSKREVVSQHHELRRLREDVSRLQVQCHALQAQVERLGSDRRRRGLFKWGAFLFGGGGGADAARVDDSDSGMERTPLSGSKKARAAAAAALTPATGTPTVARWRRSHS, encoded by the exons ATGAACCCTCCGCCGCCAACCCAATGCTCCAGCTCTCCGTCCCCGCGCGCCACCGTCGAGGGCGCCCATTATTCCTCGCCGGACCCAAGGCGCTCCTCCACCGCCGCGGGCACGCCCCCGCGTGGCGCCAGCGACGACGCGTGCGTCGCCATCAGTGACGTCGACGCCTTCGCGCGCACCATCGCCGCCATCCGGTCCAAGccccaggcggcggcggcggcctcgccCTCCTCTGACCACCTCGCCTCCGTGCTGTCCCACTACGCGGCCAGGTGGCTCCCGGACGTTGCCGCCTCGTCCCCCTCGGGGCGCTTCCAGCTGCCCCCGGAGAGCCCCACCGCCACGTGGCTCAAGAAGCGGCTCCTGCTCGAGTCCCTCGTCGCCGCGCtcccgcccgacgacgccgccggCGAAGACAGGGACGACGGCATTGCGTGCGACTTCCTCCTCCGCCTGCTCCGCGCTGGGAGCATGGTGGGCGCCGACGCGGCGCTGCTGGGAGACCTCGAGGCCCGCGCGGCGCGGCGTCTCGACCAGGCGTCGCTCGGCGCCGTCATGATCCCAGCGTTCGGCCTGCAGGGGGTTACCCGCGATCGCCACCACCCTACAACGTcgacgacgacgcgcccgccGTGCGCGACGCTGCTGGACGTGCCCCTCGTGCTTCGTCTGGTGCGTGGGTTCCTGCGGGAGGGCgccaaggcgggcggcggcggcgcggcggccgcCAGGGTGGCGAAGCTGGTAGACGCGTACCTCTCCGAGGCGGCGCTGGAGGCCGGGCTGCGGCCGGCGGAGTTCGAGGAGCTCGCGCGCGCCGTGCCGGCGTACGCCCGCGCCGCCGACGACGGACTGTACCGCGCCGTGGACACCTACCTGAAG GCGCACCCGCACGCCAGCAAGGAGGAGCGCCGGTCGCTGTGCCGGCTGATCGACGCGCGCAAGCTGTCGACAGAGGCGGCGGCGCACGCCGTGCAGAACGACCGCCTTCCGGTGCGCTGCGTGGTCCAGGTGCTCTTCTCCGAGCACGGCAGCAAGCTCAGCCGCCTCGCCGACTGGAGCGGCTCCTTCCGCTCCCTGCAGAACAGGAGCCCCGGCGCCCTTGACCTCACCtcgtcgtccgccgccgccgcccggtgccCCTCCAAGCGCGAGGTCGTCTCGCAGCACCACGAGCTCCGTCGCCTCCGCGAGGACGTCTCTCGGCTCCAG GTGCAATGCCACGCGCTGCAGGCGCAGGTGGAGCGGCTGGGCTCCGacaggcggcggcgggggctgTTTAAGTGGGGAGCGTTCCTgttcggtggcggcggcggcgcggacgcGGCGAGGGTGGACGACTCCGACAGCGGCATGGAAAGGACGCCGCTCAGCGGGTCCAAGAAGGCCCGCGCTGCCGCAGCCGCCGCGTTGACGCCCGCGACGGGCACGCCCACGGTGGCGAGGTGGCGCAGGTCGCACTCGTGA